From a region of the Drosophila ananassae strain 14024-0371.13 chromosome XL, ASM1763931v2, whole genome shotgun sequence genome:
- the LOC6504600 gene encoding LOW QUALITY PROTEIN: tetraspanin-33 (The sequence of the model RefSeq protein was modified relative to this genomic sequence to represent the inferred CDS: substituted 1 base at 1 genomic stop codon), whose translation MSNYRYQGGGSGGVGVVIGSRGYSGIELHEMHPLHNFTYVSVCVKYMIFLLNFIFWLFGGLLLGIGVYAFKDKWEEGNGWVRLETIYDVIFNISLVMIITGIVIFVVSLSGCLGALRENTXLLKFYSFCLLLFFLMEMAIAIVCFVFPQYMNTFLEKQFADKIIHSYRDDPDLQNFIDFAQQEFKCCGLSNAGYQDWSKNEYFNCSSPSVEKCGVPYSCCINATDISSGLVNIMCGYGVQEAPVPEARKRIWTSGCIEIVRVWAERNLYLIAAVALGIALVQLLVIYLAKTLEGQIELQKLRWSA comes from the exons ATGAGTAACTACAGGTATCAAGGAGGCGGCAGTGGCGGAGTGGGTGTCGTGATTGGAAGTCGGGGCTACAGCGGAATAGAGCTGCATGAGATGCATCCCCTCCATAACTTCACATACGTGAGCGTCTGCGTCAAGTACATGATCTTCCTGCTGAACTTCATATTCTGGCTGTTCGGCGGATTGCTTCTCGGGATCGGCGTGTACGCGTTCAAGgacaagtgggaggaaggcaACGGCTGGGTACGACTGGAAACCATCTACGATGTCATCTTCAACATCTCCCTGGTGATGATCATCACCGGAATCGTCATCTTCGTGGTGAGCCTCTCCGGCTGCTTGGGGGCACTTAGGGAGAACACCTGACTATTAAAGTTTTACTCGTTCTGTTTGCTGCTCTTCTTCCTCATGGAAATGGCCATCG CCATCGTCTGCTTCGTGTTTCCGCAGTACATGAACACCTTCCTAGAGAAACAGTTTGCTGACAAGATCATCCACTCGTACCGCGATGATCCAGACTTGCAGAACTTCATCGACTTTGCCCAGCAGGAGTTCAAGTGCTGTGGGCTGAGCAATGCCGGCTACCAGGACTGGAGcaagaatgagtatttcaacTGCTCGTCGCCGTCGGTGGAGAAGTGTGGTGTGCCCTACAGTTGCTGCATCAATGCCACCGACATCTCGTCCGGCCTGGTGAACATCATGTGCGGATATGGTGTCCAGGAGGCACCCGTGCCGGAGGCAAGGAAACGCATCTGGACCAGTGGCTGCATCGAGATTGTTCGCGTCTGGGCTGAAAGAAATCTGTACTTGATTGCCGCTGTCGCTCTGGGCATCGCCCTCGTCCAGTTGCTGGTCATCTACTTGGCCAAAACTCTGGAGGGTCAGATTGAGCTCCAAAAGCTGCGGTGGTCGGCGTGA
- the LOC6504601 gene encoding myb-binding protein 1A → MKVKTGKNIANGGKPKIKDKADRKRSKSVKSEDEAVKPAKIVKVSAEYQPTEEKENTPNNALKLSDINKAVFVVFKKLQTSPLSQKIINSLIVLLRDDTNIPQRTATCSYVLKRLIRSTGADDIKSVAQAASYIHCILSSVPGIDALEVLATLKKDLAVGSQQKGKEDTLAAVGQLVTAFCIVQTPQFMEEPNPKLVASVYEILVSQLKGREYLVSMCSDILAGSFKKLPAEIFEEQVWPLLQSHLNKSLSALKVNTCDVLLSIHLAYPAILGRKQLLSSLWTKKPQYEQLFELYIAGSTIHSDGVYSRLARFIASGGQELLSAWQQFVDAKQPIKFNSAKACVIQVLGHIILNFAEEDEQPILDLFAPTTIKFLLQELSSVKGDKSEAKKPSQKELREIVYKFEGSLLLAFEKQLKKEETKLQLFQKFLEERLQVDLVINLPRFSQQVIGFLGVESLKTLYEFYQTKLTTLGDEEKLNRSYCLNQMHFILQNAQLAEKESKWRNKQLRQLMLAGLFHLDGSLEPCAASEASAFSRQCSARCEEIFLGSLLHKCPGLPALCQLLQKNLGFLNKQLSKADAETKLLNQRDEALQKLWPHVEKLLTKPSEESDVVAQSFEALILFVALALCTKSNLPVAVLDDLIICRKNAVDKKKKKAGGEEPDWQDVLTDALLQLLLQTGHFWREFVNLVASALIPHLRTSNLEQILEVLNMNKNPLSKKNADEEESDEEGEEEEEEEKDSSDDSDEEDSEDDGDEEEDDDEDGGEDEEESQLAQIRESVRQALVAEGEAEDDASSVDWNDVDEEQGQRLNAALERSFQLFKPKSGKSLAKQRPTKSERIDNTSLLHFRIRALDLLDLFSTQKPTQAVILDVLLCVFQVFSHSITDTKLQSLREASLKLLKKLLTKNIDFESKPDKAPILEAIEELMSTGEEQVDEEKQDKKKQQQSSRQSKAEITVWRDKCFAYLVSQGSVNEEPKKSAVWPLLVEFLELWVANRRSRLSLASFEALFQAGQWAGVAPLAVLLVSHLDVAKTRSLRRAQILKLLSEQFRRLEAALQVKGSSDAKEFEKQLARYVAQLEESDKSSPKELQLLQKILAQGGAKRAQLLEKVKVLAKKPQKKVNGKEEEADEEEQEMEVDEEEEEEAKQKKKPAKKQGGKDSAKKGKKTKKENEVEEMEVEEEQEGKTLKKPKDSTKKAKKVAKETEKKDTLKKTKKGAGEAKPEEKSAKKPKETSKKAIKKSKK, encoded by the exons ATGAAAGTCAAGACAGGAAAAAACATTGCCAATGGCGGAAAACCCAAAATAAAGGACAAAGCAGATCGCAAACGTTCAAAATCCGTGAAGTCCGAGGACGAAGCAGTGAAGCCAGCCAAGATTGTAAAGGTTTCTGCCGAGTATCAGCCGACTGAGGAGAAGGAGAACACCCCCAACAATGCCCTGAAGCTCTCGGACATCAACAAAGCTGTGTTCGTAGTCTTCAAGAAGCTCCAGACCAGTCCATTGTCCCAGAAGATAATCAATTCCCTGATCGTGTTGCTCCGGGATGATACCAACATTCCCCAGCGTACAGCTACTTGTTCCTATGTGCTTAAGCGCCTGATCCGTTCCACGGGTGCCGATGACATCAAATCAGTGGCACAGGCCGCCAGCTACATTCACTGCATCCTGAGTTCCGTGCCCGGAATAGATGCCCTCGAAGTCCTGGCCACCCTAAAGAAGGACCTGGCCGTGGGAAGTCAGCAGAAGGGCAAGGAAGACACACTGGCGGCCGTAGGCCAGCTGGTTACCGCTTTTTGCATCGTGCAAACGCCACAGTTCATGGAGGAGCCAAACCCGAAGCTGGTGGCTTCCGTTTATGAGATCCTAGTGTCCCAGCTGAAGGGGCGAGAGTATTTGGTGTCCATGTGCTCCGATATACTGGCGGGTTCTTTCAAGAAG CTTCCTGCCGAGATTTTCGAGGAACAAGTCTGGCCCCTGTTGCAGTCGCACTTGAATAAGTCCCTTAGTGCTCTCAAGGTGAACACCTGCGATGTCCTGTTGTCCATACACCTGGCCTATCCAGCCATTCTAGGACGCAAGCAGCTCTTGTCCAGTCTATGGACCAAAAAGCCTCAATATGAACAGCTCTTCGAGCTCTACATCGCCGGCTCGACGATCCACAGTGACGGTGTCTACTCGCGACTCGCCAGATTCATAGCCTCCGGCGGGCAGGAGCTGCTCTCCGCTTGGCAGCAGTTTGTAGACGCCAAGCAGCCGATCAAATTCAACTCGGCGAAGGCTTGTGTGATCCAGGTTCTCGGCCACATCATCCTTAACTTTGCCGAAGAGGACGAGCAACCTATTTTGGATCTCTTCGCCCCGACCACAATAAAGTTCCTGCTCCAGGAGCTGTCCAGTGTCAAGGGGGACAAGAGCGAAGCCAAGAAGCCGTCCCAAAAGGAGCTTCGCGAAATCGTCTACAAGTTCGAAGGCTCCCTGCTGCTGGCCTTTGAGAAGCAGCTGAAGAAGGAGGAGACCAAGCTGCAGTTGTTCCAGAAATTCCTGGAGGAGAGGCTCCAAGTAGATCTGGTGATTAACTTGCCCCGTTTCAGTCAACAGGTCATCGGTTTCCTTGGCGTTGAGAGTCTCAAGACCCTGTACGAGTTCTATCAGACGAAGCTGACCACTTTGGGCGACGAGGAGAAGCTGAACCGGTCCTACTGCCTCAACCAGATGCACTTCATCCTCCAGAATGCCCAGCTGGCCGAGAAGGAGAGCAAATGGCGCAACAAGCAGCTGCGCCAGTTGATGCTCGCCGGGCTTTTCCACTTGGATGGCAGCCTGGAGCCGTGCGCGGCCAGCGAGGCCAGCGCCTTCAGTCGTCAGTGCTCGGCGCGCTGCGAGGAGATCTTCCTCGGCAGCTTGCTGCACAAGTGCCCAGGTCTGCCCGCCCTGTGCCAGTTGCTTCAGAAAAACCTTGGCTTCCTCAACAAGCAGTTGTCGAAGGCAGATGCCGAGACCAAGTTGCTCAACCAGCGGGATGAGGCTCTCCAGAAGCTCTGGCCGCATGTGGAGAAGCTGCTGACCAAGCCCAGCGAGGAGTCGGACGTGGTGGCCCAGAGCTTCGAGGCGTTAATCCTTTTCGTTGCCTTGGCGCTGTGCACGAAGAGTAACCTCCCAGTTGCCGTGCTGGATGATCTGATCATCTGTCGCAAGAACGCCGTggacaagaaaaagaagaag GCTGGTGGGGAAGAGCCCGACTGGCAGGACGTCCTCACAGATGCCCTTCTGCAGTTGCTCCTGCAAACTGGTCACTTCTGGCGCGAGTTTGTCAACCTGGTGGCCTCCGCCCTGATTCCCCATCTGAGGACAAGCAACTTGGAGCAGATCTTGGAGGTGCTGAACATGAACAAGAATCCCTTGAGCAAGAAAAACGCCGACGAGGAGGAAAGCGATGAGGAgggcgaagaggaggaggaggaagagaaGGACTCTAGCGATGATTCGGACGAAGAGGATTCCGAAGACGATGGGGATGAGGAGGAAGACGACGATGAGGATGGCGgggaggacgaggaggagtcCCAGTTGGCCCAAATCCGGGAGAGCGTTCGTCAAGCTCTAGTGGCTGAGGGCGAAGCCGAAGACGATGCCAGCAGCGTGGATTGGAACGATGTCGACGAGGAGCAGGGTCAGCGCTTGAACGCCGCCCTGGAGCGATCCTTCCAGCTGTTCAAACCGAAGTCTGGAAAGTCCCTGGCCAAGCAGCGACCCACCAAGTCGGAGCGCATCGACAACACCAGTTTGCTGCACTTCCGCATCCGTGCCCTGGACTTGCTCGATCTGTTCTCCACCCAAAAGCCGACCCAGGCCGTGATCCTGGATGTACTTCTTTGCGTCTTCCAGGTATTCAGTCACAGCATCACCGACACCAAGCTGCAGTCTCTCCGAGAGGCTAGCCTGAAACTTTTAAAGAAGCTACTCACCAAGAACATTGACTTTGAATCGAAACCGGACAAGGCACCCATTCTGGAGGCCATTGAGGAGCTTATGAGCACCGGCGAGGAGCAAGTGGATGAGGAGAAGCAAGACAAGAAGAAGCAACAACAGTCCAGCCGCCAATCCAAGGCGGAGATAACCGTCTGGCGGGATAAGTGCTTCGCCTATTTGGTCAGCCAGGGATCGGTGAACGAGGAGCCGAAGAAGAGCGCTGTCTGGCCGCTGCTCGTCGAGTTCTTGGAGCTGTGGGTGGCCAACCGCAGGAGCCGCTTGTCCCTGGCCAGTTTCGAGGCTCTGTTCCAAGCGGGCCAGTGGGCCGGAGTAGCCCCGCTGGCTGTGCTGCTGGTTTCCCACTTGGATGTGGCCAAAACCCGAAGTCTGCGACGCGCTCAGATTCTCAAACTCCTCAGCGAACAGTTCCGCCGTCTGGAGGCGGCTCTCCAGGTGAAGGGCTCCTCCGATGCCAAGGAGTTCGAAAAGCAGCTGGCCCGGTATGTCGCACAACTGGAGGAGTCGGACAAGAGCAGTCCCAAGGAGCTGCAGTTGCTCCAGAAGATTCTGGCCCAGGGCGGCGCCAAGCGGGCCCAGCTCCTGGAAAAGGTCAAGGTGCTGGCCAAGAAGCCTCAGAAGAAGGTGAATGGAAAGGAGGAAGAAGCCGACGAAGAGGAGCAAGAGATGGAGGTGGACgaagaagaggaggaggaagcTAAGCAGAAAAAGAAGCCAGCGAAGAAGCAAGGAGGAAAGGATTCCGCCAAAAAGGGCAAGAAGACAAAGAAAGAGAACGAAGTTGAGGAAATGGAGGTCGAAGAGGAGCAGGAAGGGAAGACCCTGAAGAAGCCAAAGGATTCCACCAAGAAGGCCAAGAAGGTTGCGAAAGAGACAGAGAAAAAGGATACTTTGAAGAAGACCAAGAAGGGAGCAGGAGAAGCCAAGCCGGAAGAGAAGTCGGCGAAGAAGCCCAAGGAGACGTCCAAAAAGGCcatcaaaaaatcgaaaaaataa
- the LOC6504898 gene encoding seipin: MNFLLRFMIFCLDPLGLGRRFFVRPALNLAWNVYDRVRSKADEKVGTVRELVLRLGLIAFAVVLIIWLAVFMYAAFYYVYMPAISHTRPVHMQFKTCLETSTPCTFPHAHVSLTKKQQLLMVGQAYKVIVNIDMPESPQNLELGMFMVCAEMRDYDSMLRGHSCRSAMMRYRSPLIRMISTWALSPLYVLGWKEEFQQVPVEIFSRYLEERQHPITDVYVEIQSQKIQFYTVTLHIVADFTGLRYIMFNWPVLSAIVAISTNLFFILVIFLLSWYHWSDASWLHSLQIKYARLTDTLHSSATAAAGSVILTGRSRKIKSSSSSSSLHDDLDDLGVVSAYASDADKSDIVDVSGGHGDPLADSDADDLLVAKSDAEKSKDQDSLRRRHPKKKTTADH; encoded by the exons ATGAACTTTCTGCTGCGCTTCATGATCTTCTGCCTGGATCCCCTGGGCCTGGGCAGGCGGTTCTTCGTCCGGCCCGCCCTCAATCTGGCGTGGAACGTGTACGATCGAGTGCGTAGCAAGGCGGACGAGAAGGTGGGCACTGTGCGGGAATTGGTCCTCCGGCTGGGTCTCATCGCCTTCGCCGTGGTCCTCATCATCTGGCTGGCGGTGTTCATGTACGCCGCCTTCTACTACGTCTACATGCCGGCTATTTCCCACACACGTCCGGTTCACATGCAGTTCAA AACCTGCCTGGAAACGAGCACACCCTGCACCTTCCCCCACGCCCATGTTTCGCTGACCAAGAAGCAACAGCTGCTGATGGTGGGTCAGGCCTACAAGGTTATCGTCAACATAGATATGCCGGAATCGCCCCAGAACCTGGAGCTGGGCATGTTCATGGTCTGTGCCGAGATGCGTGACTATGACTCCATGCTGCGTGGTCACTCCTGCCGCTCGGCCATGATGCGCTACCGTTCGCCCCTGATCAGGATGATCTCGACGTGGGCCTTGAGTCCACTCTATGTGCTTGGATGGAAGGAGGAGTTCCAGCAGGTGCCGGTGGAGATATTCTCGAGATACCTGGAGGAACGCCAGCACCCAATTACGGATGTCTATGTGGAGATCCAGTCGCAGAAGATCCAGTTCTATACCGTGACCCTGCACATAGTGGCCGATTTTACCGGTTTGCGATACATCATGTTCAACTGGCCCGTCCTGTCGGCCATAGTGG cCATTAGCACCAATCTGTTCTTTATACTGGTCATCTTTCTGCTCAGCTGGTACCACTGGTCCGACGCCAGCTGGCTGCACAGCCTGCAAATCAAGTACGCCCGGCTCACGGACACGCTGCACTCCTCCGCCACCGCTGCAGCCGGCAGCGTGATCCTCACCGGCCGTAGCAGGAAGAtcaagagcagcagcagcagcagcagcctgcACGACGACCTGGACGATCTGGGTGTGGTGTCGGCCTATGCCTCGGACGCTGACAAGTCCGATATCGTTGACGTGAGCGGTGGCCATGGCGATCCTCTGGCCGATTCCGATGCCGATGATCTGCTGGTGGCCAAGTCGGATGCTGAAAAGTCCaaggatcaggattctctgcGACGGCGTCACCCCAAAAAGAAGACAACTGCGGACCATTGA
- the LOC6504896 gene encoding caspase-8, with translation MAGSKLLNQIDSIDTNDLLFVERDLNFPQKISLCFLLYGDDHSSATYILQKLLALAPVAWQPSDLLLQYSKSGPDTWRRHLVEALCIIGARQVIRRLGLRWSELRLHYLPHIGGLTLHIHPLLKSLYTICEQMTVAQSGRLVLDVGEKVARQQEGAGDPMHFNDPAYLEIYLLDWLTRKAIKLGDINTNGSDVQLLIEHLKFNDLQEQAKLLIDTINSNARDEPATSRTASPPRTTVKQETLTDSQRNSASASTFVPRNGVQLSRDNAGICLIINQRKFHRNVDDNLKKYLSPKPLAQRLGTDVDEQSLRKVFSAMGYKVESHHNIDHMEMVHLMRSATERSLLNDSIVVCILSHGFEGAVYGANSIALSIPEIENVLCSEANVYDKHKLLIIQACQDNNRRQQGMPFKLDATTSEPGQHMHMVRVMPVSGFPALRHTHTGSWFIQCLCEALVQHSDSKHFVDILTIVTHEVAKKRGDNNESMLLSSNICLVQNFYLPPRISPS, from the exons ATGGCCGGATCGAAACTTCTGAACCAAATAGACAGCATCGACACCAACGATCTTCTCTTTGTGGAAAGGGATCTCAACTTTCCCCAAAAG ATCAGTCTTTGTTTCCTCCTGTATGGCGATGACCACTCGAGTGCCACGTACATTCTCCAGAAGCTGCTGGCTTTGGCTCCGGTAGCTTGGCAGCCGAGTGATCTTCTGCTGCAATATTCAAAGTCCGGTCCAGACACCTGGCGGAGGCATCTCGTGGAGGCGCTTTGCATTATCGGTGCCCGGCAAGTGATCCGCCGTTTGGGCCTCCGCTGGTCGGAGCTCCGTCTGCACTATCTGCCCCACATCGGTGGCCTGACCCTGCACATACACCCGCTGCTGAAGAGTCTCTACACGATTTGCGAGCAAATGACGGTGGCCCAGAGCGGTCGGCTAGTCCTGGACGTCGGCGAGAAGGTGGCGCGACAGCAGGAGGGCGCTGGCGATCCTATGCACTTCAATGATCCCGCCTACCTGGAAATATATCTGTTGGACTGGCTGACGCGGAAAGCGATCAAGCTGGGCGACATCAATACCAACGGCAGCGATGTCCAGCTGCTGATCGAGCACCTGAAGTTCAATGATCTGCAGGAGCAGGCCAAACTCCTGATCGACACGATCAACAGCAATGCCCGGGATGAGCCGGCAACCTCAAGGACCGCCAGCCCACCACGGACGACCGTGAAGCAGGAAACCCTGACGGACAGTCAGCGGAattccgcatccgcatccacCTTCGTGCCACGAAATGGCGTTCAGCTGAGTCGGGACAACGCCGGCATCTGTCTAATCATTAATCAAAGGAAATTCCACCGTAATGTTGACGATAATCTTAAG AAATACCTATCTCCCAAGCCACTAGCCCAACGCCTGGGCACGGATGTGGACGAGCAGTCGCTGAGAAAGGTCTTCTCCGCGATGGGCTATAAGGTGGAGTCGCACCACAACATCGATCACATGGAAATGGTCCATCTAATGCGCAGTGCCACCGAGCGATCCCTGCTCAACGATTCGATTGTGGTGTGTATCCTAAGTCACGGCTTCGAGGGAGCTGTCTACGGAGCGAATAGCATCGCCCTGAGTATCCCAGAGATCGAGAATGTCCTGTGCAGCGAAGCGAACGTGTACGACAAGCACAAGCTGCTGATCATACAGGCGTGCCAGGACAACAACCGGAGGCAGCAAGGAATGCCG TTCAAGTTAGATGCCACCACGAGTGAGCCGGGCCAGCATATGCATATGGTGCGAGTGATGCCAGTATCCGGATTCCCAGCCCTGCGACACACCCATACGGGCAGCTGGTTCATCCAGTGCCTGTGCGAGGCTCTAGTTCAACATTCCGACAG CAAACACTTTGTTGACATTCTGACCATCGTCACCCATGAAGTGGCGAAGAAACGTGGCGACAACAACGAATCCATGCTCCTTAGCTCCAACATATGCTTGGTGCAGAACTTCTACCTGCCGCCAAGGATCTCACCATCGTAG